A section of the Deinobacterium chartae genome encodes:
- a CDS encoding ABC transporter permease subunit, with protein sequence MLTTSGRVTRPSSGGLARWWRKNATGYLFILPHFLFFAVFFLVPVLGAWALAFTEYLPTSVRFVGLDNFRAALADPLFKVALRNTAVFTGIVVVLWLGKALLVAYLLDPLSKPMQTFFKSAFYLPSVTSGVILSLVWLWIFNPSFGLLNAAISLLGMKPVAWLGETSTALPALMAMQVIMGGGSSIVLLSAALSRIPRELYETALLDGASRWAVFRNVIVPLIQPTLLYLVVTGTINTFQVFESVYVMTQGGPQFATSTVVYLIYETAFVRFQLGLASAQAMILFVLTFVMAAVQFKWLGRSVEY encoded by the coding sequence GTGCTGACCACCTCCGGCCGCGTCACGCGGCCTTCTTCCGGCGGGCTGGCCCGCTGGTGGCGCAAGAACGCCACCGGCTACCTGTTCATCCTGCCGCACTTCCTGTTTTTCGCCGTGTTCTTTCTGGTGCCGGTGCTGGGAGCTTGGGCGCTGGCCTTTACCGAGTACCTGCCCACCAGCGTGCGCTTCGTGGGGCTGGACAATTTCAGGGCGGCGCTGGCCGACCCGCTGTTCAAGGTGGCGCTGCGCAACACGGCGGTTTTCACGGGCATCGTGGTGGTGCTGTGGCTGGGCAAGGCCCTGCTGGTCGCCTACCTGCTCGACCCGCTGTCCAAGCCGATGCAGACCTTTTTCAAGTCGGCCTTCTACCTGCCCAGCGTCACCTCCGGCGTGATCTTGTCGCTGGTGTGGCTGTGGATCTTTAACCCCTCCTTCGGCCTGCTGAACGCCGCGATCAGCCTGCTTGGCATGAAGCCGGTCGCATGGCTGGGAGAGACCTCCACCGCCTTGCCCGCGCTGATGGCCATGCAGGTGATCATGGGCGGCGGGTCGAGCATCGTGCTGCTCTCGGCCGCGCTGAGCCGCATCCCACGCGAGCTGTACGAGACCGCCCTGCTCGACGGCGCCTCGAGGTGGGCGGTGTTTCGCAACGTGATCGTGCCCCTGATCCAGCCGACGCTGCTGTACCTGGTGGTTACCGGAACGATCAACACCTTTCAGGTGTTCGAGAGCGTGTACGTGATGACCCAGGGCGGGCCGCAGTTCGCGACCTCCACGGTGGTCTACCTGATCTACGAGACCGCCTTCGTGCGTTTCCAGCTGGGGCTGGCGTCGGCGCAGGCGATGATCCTGTTCGTGCTGACCTTCGTGATGGCCGCGGTGCAGTTCAAGTGGCTGGGCAGAAGTGTCGAGTACTGA
- a CDS encoding ABC transporter permease subunit: MTRALTPRKRPNPLVDAEHPARPTPLGSVVMIAILTVLALLTLIPLYWMFSTAFTSSALTVKFPPELFPSEPTLQNFREIVQRENFWRWVWNTTVLAVVVTVFELLLASMAGYAFAKIPFAGRTPLFWAYIVAMMLPFQVILVPLFIMSSKLGMIDSYAGLILPALASPYSVFLMKQFIQTLPSELIDAARVDGAHEFKIFWSIILPLIKPGLAFLGIITFIAQWNSFLWPLIITRSAEMRTLQVGLVLLREEVPLSYGLHMAGAVLAALPIIAVFFASQKYFLRGVTVGAVKG, encoded by the coding sequence GTGACCCGAGCCCTGACCCCCCGCAAACGCCCCAACCCGCTGGTCGACGCCGAACACCCGGCGCGTCCCACCCCGCTGGGCAGCGTGGTCATGATTGCCATCCTGACCGTGCTGGCGCTGCTGACCCTGATTCCGCTGTACTGGATGTTTTCGACCGCCTTCACCTCCTCGGCGCTCACCGTCAAGTTCCCGCCCGAGCTGTTTCCGTCCGAACCCACCCTGCAGAACTTCCGTGAGATCGTGCAGCGCGAGAACTTCTGGCGCTGGGTCTGGAACACCACCGTGCTGGCCGTGGTGGTCACGGTGTTCGAGCTGCTGCTGGCCTCGATGGCCGGCTACGCCTTTGCCAAGATCCCGTTTGCCGGTAGAACTCCGCTGTTCTGGGCGTATATCGTGGCGATGATGCTTCCTTTTCAGGTGATTTTGGTGCCGCTGTTCATCATGAGCAGCAAGCTGGGCATGATCGACAGCTACGCGGGACTGATCCTGCCCGCGCTGGCCAGTCCTTACTCGGTTTTCCTCATGAAGCAGTTCATCCAGACGCTGCCCAGCGAACTGATCGACGCGGCGCGCGTAGACGGCGCACACGAGTTCAAGATCTTCTGGTCGATCATCTTGCCGCTGATCAAGCCGGGTCTGGCTTTCCTCGGCATCATCACCTTTATCGCGCAGTGGAACTCGTTCCTGTGGCCGCTGATCATTACCCGCTCGGCCGAGATGCGCACGCTGCAGGTCGGACTGGTGCTGCTGCGCGAAGAAGTTCCGCTCTCGTACGGGCTGCACATGGCCGGGGCGGTGCTGGCCGCGCTGCCGATCATCGCGGTCTTCTTTGCCAGCCAGAAGTACTTCCTGCGCGGCGTGACCGTCGGGGCGGTGAAAGGATGA
- a CDS encoding ring-cleaving dioxygenase produces MNLQLGGIHHVSAITARISGNHAFYTRVMGLRLVKKSVNQDDPSMYHLFYADAQATPGSDLTFFDIPRAAPEHRGNRSISRTFLRVSGQAALEYWAARLEDNYVAHGPLHLRDGRLTLDFEDPEGLPLSLVDDGGRGEAYPWKGSDVPAEYQIRGLGPVMLTVPELHPTARVLTDLLNMRRVRAYVHPDDTTAQVHVFEMGEGGAGAEVHVAVRPDLPRTYPGAGGVHHVAFRVPSEEQYHAWARHLEAAGVHTSGEVDRYYFRALYFREPQGILFELSTDGPGFATDEPLEALGERLALPPFLESRRAEIEAKLRPL; encoded by the coding sequence ATGAATCTTCAGCTTGGCGGCATCCACCACGTCAGCGCCATCACCGCGCGCATCTCGGGCAACCACGCCTTTTACACCCGGGTGATGGGTCTGCGTCTGGTCAAGAAAAGCGTTAACCAGGACGACCCCAGCATGTACCACCTGTTCTACGCCGACGCTCAGGCGACACCCGGCAGCGACCTCACCTTTTTTGACATCCCCCGGGCGGCTCCCGAACACCGGGGAAACCGCAGCATCTCGCGCACCTTTTTGCGGGTGAGCGGCCAGGCCGCGCTGGAGTACTGGGCGGCCCGCCTGGAGGACAACTACGTGGCTCACGGTCCGCTCCACCTGCGCGACGGCCGGCTGACCCTCGATTTTGAAGACCCCGAAGGTCTGCCGCTTTCGCTGGTTGACGACGGCGGCAGGGGAGAAGCCTACCCCTGGAAAGGCAGCGACGTACCGGCCGAATACCAGATCCGTGGTCTGGGACCGGTGATGCTGACCGTGCCCGAACTGCACCCGACCGCGCGGGTGCTGACGGACCTGCTGAACATGCGCCGGGTCCGCGCCTACGTGCACCCGGACGACACGACCGCGCAGGTTCACGTGTTCGAGATGGGGGAAGGCGGCGCGGGCGCGGAAGTGCACGTGGCGGTCCGGCCGGACCTGCCGCGCACCTACCCGGGGGCCGGCGGCGTGCACCACGTGGCCTTCCGGGTTCCCAGCGAGGAGCAGTACCACGCCTGGGCCCGCCACCTCGAGGCGGCCGGGGTGCACACCAGCGGCGAGGTGGACCGCTACTACTTCCGGGCGCTGTACTTCCGTGAGCCGCAGGGCATCTTGTTCGAGCTGTCCACCGACGGTCCGGGTTTTGCGACCGACGAGCCCCTCGAGGCGCTGGGCGAGCGTCTGGCGCTGCCACCTTTTCTGGAGTCGCGCCGCGCCGAGATCGAGGCCAAGCTGCGCCCGCTGTAG
- a CDS encoding extracellular solute-binding protein: protein MKRALLLLPALLLAAAPAALAQGKSDPKITLTWWINPWRIAPPGFPEGKAPTGDEFPRYISEQFMKLHPNVTVKYEVVPNQGFREKVTAAIFAGNPPDVIRPISFDPTWAKQGLLEPIDAYLRVDERTDFLPYTLEEGKYGGKYYLWPWNNSNNGMGSTLLLNPAIFKERKVALPKRPTRDWTLDEFLEVAKKLTFDRNGDGKTDVYAITLAAKDTENTLAWLHRFGAQLVNDEGTAFVINSPEGVRALQFMVDLIYKHKVAPEGASGLGVYDTIDNLHQGRAAMGYGGIYEIGRIDRYVKEGKLKNPIRVEVAPFPHDPKTGPVSYQTSGGFVVFKQKDAYKRKMAMELARFITSPKNVALLEDLLYFSARRSVNRKMDFKGVAEYTDVRPQVEVYLNALKHGKPYFGPSGVDVQPVMAHFTSAIQAALSRQKTPKAALDEFVATANRIVFKK, encoded by the coding sequence ATGAAACGTGCCCTGCTACTGCTGCCTGCCCTGCTGCTGGCTGCCGCGCCTGCGGCCCTGGCCCAGGGAAAGTCCGATCCCAAGATCACCCTGACGTGGTGGATCAATCCCTGGCGCATCGCCCCACCGGGCTTTCCCGAAGGCAAGGCGCCTACCGGCGACGAGTTCCCCCGTTACATCTCCGAGCAGTTCATGAAGCTGCACCCCAACGTCACGGTCAAGTACGAGGTCGTGCCCAACCAGGGATTCCGGGAAAAGGTCACTGCCGCCATCTTCGCCGGCAACCCACCGGACGTGATCCGCCCGATCTCCTTTGACCCGACCTGGGCCAAGCAGGGCCTGCTCGAGCCGATCGACGCTTACCTGCGCGTCGACGAGCGCACCGACTTCCTGCCCTACACCCTCGAGGAGGGCAAGTACGGCGGCAAGTACTACCTGTGGCCCTGGAACAACTCCAACAACGGCATGGGGTCCACGCTGCTGCTCAACCCCGCCATCTTCAAGGAGCGCAAGGTGGCGCTGCCCAAGCGGCCCACCCGCGACTGGACCTTGGACGAGTTCCTCGAGGTGGCCAAGAAGCTGACGTTTGACCGCAACGGTGACGGCAAGACCGACGTGTACGCCATCACCCTGGCCGCCAAGGACACCGAGAACACCCTGGCTTGGCTGCACCGCTTCGGCGCGCAACTGGTCAACGACGAGGGCACGGCCTTCGTGATCAACTCGCCCGAGGGAGTCCGGGCCCTGCAGTTCATGGTGGACCTGATCTACAAGCACAAGGTGGCCCCCGAGGGCGCTTCGGGCCTGGGCGTGTACGACACCATCGACAACCTGCACCAGGGCCGCGCCGCCATGGGGTACGGCGGCATCTACGAGATCGGGCGCATCGACCGTTACGTCAAGGAGGGCAAGCTCAAGAACCCGATCAGGGTTGAGGTCGCCCCGTTCCCCCACGACCCCAAGACCGGTCCCGTGTCGTACCAGACCTCGGGCGGTTTCGTGGTCTTCAAGCAGAAAGACGCCTACAAGCGCAAGATGGCCATGGAACTGGCCCGTTTCATCACCTCGCCCAAGAACGTCGCCCTGCTCGAGGACCTGCTGTACTTCTCGGCGCGCCGCTCGGTGAACCGCAAGATGGACTTCAAGGGAGTTGCCGAGTACACCGATGTGCGCCCGCAGGTCGAGGTCTACCTCAACGCCCTCAAGCACGGCAAGCCGTACTTCGGTCCCTCGGGCGTGGACGTGCAGCCGGTAATGGCCCATTTCACCTCGGCCATCCAGGCCGCACTCTCGCGCCAGAAGACGCCCAAGGCGGCCCTCGATGAATTCGTGGCCACCGCCAACCGCATCGTTTTCAAGAAGTGA
- a CDS encoding ABC transporter substrate-binding protein — protein MRTTLTTALLVLGSTALAAPVSIPHQNGTLNLPAPAKRIVALEYSFLDTLLALGVKPVGAAISTQGGDRGVPAYLAAPSRGVQAIGSRAQPSFESILAVKPDVILSDAFVHKNIYGQLSGIAPTVAFESRRGSYDDAMQQVLLIGKMVGKEAAAKNIYDDQARLVAKAKKFANPKAPPVVMAVVTSKSVTLHSTESFIGSLIETLGRKNPVKPQGSNTQYEVSLEGLMALNPASLVLFTGADESPITREWAKNPLWQKLSAVQRGRVYEFDRDLWTRARGPMALKLMLAQAVESNLLSDKLPPSAYAYRP, from the coding sequence ATGCGCACGACCCTCACCACCGCCTTGCTCGTTCTGGGAAGCACTGCCCTGGCTGCCCCGGTCAGCATCCCGCACCAGAACGGTACGCTCAATCTGCCCGCTCCTGCCAAACGGATCGTGGCCCTCGAGTACAGCTTTCTCGACACCCTGCTGGCCCTGGGCGTCAAACCGGTCGGCGCGGCCATTTCCACCCAGGGTGGCGACCGTGGCGTGCCCGCCTACCTGGCCGCGCCTTCCCGAGGCGTACAGGCCATCGGCTCGCGCGCCCAGCCCAGCTTCGAGTCGATCCTGGCGGTCAAGCCCGACGTGATCCTCTCGGACGCTTTCGTGCACAAGAACATCTACGGACAGCTGAGCGGCATCGCGCCCACCGTGGCCTTTGAGAGCCGTCGTGGCAGCTACGATGACGCGATGCAGCAGGTGCTGCTGATCGGCAAGATGGTCGGCAAGGAGGCTGCGGCCAAGAACATCTACGACGACCAGGCCCGCCTGGTGGCCAAGGCCAAGAAGTTCGCCAATCCCAAGGCTCCTCCGGTCGTGATGGCGGTGGTCACCAGCAAGAGCGTGACCCTGCACTCCACCGAGAGCTTTATCGGCTCGCTGATCGAGACGCTGGGGCGCAAGAACCCGGTAAAGCCGCAGGGCAGCAACACCCAGTACGAGGTGTCCCTCGAGGGCCTCATGGCCCTCAACCCGGCCAGCCTGGTGCTGTTCACCGGCGCGGACGAAAGCCCGATCACCCGGGAGTGGGCCAAGAACCCGCTGTGGCAGAAGCTGAGTGCGGTGCAGCGTGGCCGGGTGTACGAGTTTGACCGCGACCTGTGGACCCGCGCACGCGGCCCGATGGCGCTGAAGCTGATGCTGGCGCAGGCGGTCGAGAGCAACCTGCTCTCTGACAAGCTGCCTCCGTCGGCCTACGCTTACCGTCCCTGA
- the preA gene encoding NAD-dependent dihydropyrimidine dehydrogenase subunit PreA, translating into MSDLRVNFAGIRAPNPFWLASAPPTNSGYQVNKAFEAGWGGAVWKTIGAPVLNISNRYGGLSVAGQRLVAINNVELISDRPLEVNLREIAEVKRLWPDRALIVSAMVEADPRAWRDIILMIEDTGADGIELNYGCPQGMSERGMGAAVGQIPESCEMNTAWVTSVARIPVIVKLTPNVTHITVPARAALRGGAQALSLINTINSIMSVDLDTLMITPSIGGRGTHGGYAGPAVKPIALNMLTELCQDEVVRASRVPISGMGGITTWRDAAEFLLLGASSLQVCTAAMHYGYRIVEDLIDGLSNWMDDHGFATLDDVIGRSLPQVSTFGDLDLSYRAVARIDPERCIRCNLCYAACNDTAHQCIDLYSPEGLRVQPGFDVRANGRAVADTRPTPQVREDDCVGCALCANVCPVDGCIEMVPVPSGRQSVTWNELTAAQPEVGSDWDAMQRYRAENRIDIH; encoded by the coding sequence ATGAGCGACCTTCGTGTGAACTTCGCCGGAATTCGCGCACCCAACCCGTTCTGGCTGGCGAGCGCGCCGCCCACCAACAGCGGCTATCAGGTGAACAAGGCCTTCGAGGCGGGCTGGGGCGGCGCGGTGTGGAAGACCATCGGGGCCCCGGTGCTGAACATCTCCAACCGCTACGGCGGCCTCAGCGTCGCCGGACAGCGTCTGGTCGCCATCAACAACGTCGAGCTGATCTCGGACCGACCCCTCGAGGTGAACCTGCGCGAGATCGCTGAGGTCAAGCGCCTGTGGCCCGACCGGGCGCTGATCGTGTCGGCGATGGTGGAGGCCGACCCCAGGGCGTGGCGCGACATCATCTTGATGATCGAGGACACCGGGGCAGACGGCATCGAGCTCAACTACGGCTGCCCGCAGGGCATGAGCGAGCGCGGCATGGGTGCTGCAGTCGGGCAGATTCCCGAGTCCTGCGAGATGAACACGGCCTGGGTCACCTCGGTGGCGCGCATTCCGGTGATCGTGAAGCTCACGCCCAACGTCACCCACATCACCGTTCCGGCGCGGGCGGCGCTGCGCGGAGGCGCGCAGGCGCTGTCGCTGATCAACACCATCAACAGCATCATGAGCGTGGACCTCGACACGCTCATGATCACGCCGAGCATCGGCGGACGCGGCACGCACGGCGGCTATGCCGGACCGGCGGTCAAGCCGATCGCGCTGAACATGCTGACCGAACTGTGCCAAGACGAGGTGGTGCGCGCCTCGAGGGTGCCGATCAGCGGTATGGGCGGCATCACCACCTGGCGCGACGCAGCCGAGTTTCTGCTGCTGGGGGCGAGCAGCCTGCAGGTGTGCACCGCCGCGATGCACTACGGCTACCGCATCGTGGAGGACCTGATCGACGGCCTGTCCAACTGGATGGACGATCACGGCTTCGCCACGCTCGACGACGTGATCGGGCGCAGCCTGCCGCAGGTCTCGACCTTCGGGGACCTGGACCTGTCCTACCGCGCGGTCGCGCGCATCGACCCCGAGCGCTGCATCCGCTGCAACCTGTGCTACGCCGCCTGCAACGACACCGCCCACCAGTGCATCGACTTGTACTCCCCCGAGGGGCTGCGGGTGCAGCCCGGATTCGACGTGCGCGCAAACGGACGCGCGGTCGCTGATACCCGTCCCACCCCGCAGGTGCGCGAGGATGACTGCGTGGGCTGCGCGCTGTGCGCCAACGTCTGCCCGGTGGACGGCTGCATCGAGATGGTCCCGGTGCCCTCGGGTCGCCAAAGCGTCACCTGGAACGAACTGACCGCCGCCCAGCCCGAGGTGGGCAGCGACTGGGACGCCATGCAGCGCTACCGCGCCGAAAACCGCATCGACATTCACTGA
- a CDS encoding NAD(P)-dependent oxidoreductase: protein MDELQPAERFQESLPPLTAHEAALEANRCLYCYDAPCLQACPTHIDIPTFIRKIATGNLRGSARTILEANFLGGTCARVCPVQELCEGACVLGRDHTPIQIGRLQRYAVDYVQQRGIRMFQPGPPTGLKVAVVGSGPAGLSCSAELARLGYEVTLYERRELGGGLSTYGIIVLREPIEVALREVEALRDLGVQVVTGHELSERAHLEELLAAFDAVFLAVGLGAVPALGIPGEEYVTDGLAFIEASKLDLAHLEVGRRVLVIGAGNTAVDAATIARRMGAEVTVVYRRTEAEMTAYAHEYHFALHEGIQYRFLTQPVALLHRQGQVVGLECVRMELGEADASGRPRPQPLPGSNFVLPADQVIKAIGQEKPRLAQALGLALEGGYIAVDDAFETSIPRVFAGGDCIRARGVASTVMAVQDGKLAAQGIHARLAAARQETLL, encoded by the coding sequence ATGGACGAGTTGCAACCCGCCGAGCGCTTCCAGGAAAGTCTCCCACCGCTGACGGCCCACGAGGCGGCCCTCGAGGCCAACCGCTGCCTGTACTGCTACGACGCGCCGTGCCTGCAGGCCTGCCCGACCCACATCGACATCCCCACCTTCATCCGCAAGATCGCCACCGGCAACCTGCGCGGCTCGGCCCGCACCATCCTCGAGGCGAACTTTCTGGGCGGCACCTGCGCGCGGGTCTGCCCGGTGCAGGAGCTGTGCGAGGGGGCCTGCGTGCTGGGCAGGGACCACACCCCGATCCAGATCGGACGGCTGCAGCGTTACGCGGTGGATTACGTGCAGCAGCGTGGTATCCGCATGTTCCAGCCGGGCCCGCCAACCGGACTCAAGGTCGCGGTGGTCGGTTCGGGCCCAGCGGGCCTCTCGTGCAGCGCCGAACTCGCCCGGCTCGGCTACGAGGTCACGCTGTACGAGCGCCGCGAACTCGGTGGGGGACTGAGTACCTACGGCATCATCGTGCTGCGCGAACCGATCGAGGTCGCGCTGCGCGAGGTCGAGGCGCTGCGCGACCTGGGCGTGCAGGTCGTGACCGGACACGAACTGAGCGAGCGCGCCCACCTCGAGGAACTGCTCGCCGCCTTCGACGCGGTGTTTCTGGCAGTCGGGCTGGGAGCGGTTCCTGCGCTGGGCATTCCCGGCGAGGAGTACGTCACCGACGGGCTGGCCTTTATCGAAGCGAGCAAGCTGGACCTCGCCCACCTCGAGGTGGGCCGCCGGGTGCTGGTGATCGGCGCGGGCAACACCGCCGTGGACGCCGCGACCATCGCGCGCCGCATGGGCGCTGAGGTCACCGTGGTGTACCGCCGCACCGAGGCCGAGATGACCGCCTACGCTCACGAGTACCACTTCGCGCTGCACGAGGGCATCCAGTACCGCTTCTTGACCCAGCCGGTGGCGCTGCTGCACCGGCAGGGCCAGGTGGTGGGCCTCGAGTGCGTGCGCATGGAGCTCGGCGAAGCGGACGCCTCGGGCCGCCCGCGTCCGCAGCCGCTGCCGGGGTCGAACTTCGTGCTGCCCGCCGATCAGGTCATCAAGGCCATCGGGCAGGAAAAGCCGCGCCTGGCACAAGCGCTGGGACTGGCCCTCGAGGGGGGCTACATCGCGGTGGACGACGCCTTCGAGACCAGCATCCCGCGCGTGTTCGCGGGCGGCGACTGCATCCGCGCCCGGGGGGTTGCCTCCACGGTGATGGCGGTCCAAGACGGCAAGTTGGCCGCGCAGGGCATTCACGCGCGCCTCGCGGCCGCCCGACAGGAGACCCTGCTATGA
- a CDS encoding HAD family hydrolase: MKSVSFDLDGVLMQNPFGSYVGPRVVDHIHRSSRLAAVPAEQAHAQIRAAIRDAWRQRMRSASFVSAYDWDDIYAGVSRAFGGTPPGDIAGIVLEGCTPEHILLLPGAREGLEALRAAGYTLYALTNGYRKYQVPVLDALGILPLFEDVLTPEVLGYAKPDPNAFRAVPGLIAHVGDTLEHDVLGANLAGVASVWLTPDLPGDRPVTRTDFARAPLDAYLEAARARALYVEFHPEATPERLTPTYAVRDAYQAAQVLLD, translated from the coding sequence ATGAAGTCGGTCTCGTTCGACCTCGACGGGGTGCTGATGCAAAACCCTTTCGGCAGCTACGTGGGTCCGCGGGTGGTAGACCACATCCACCGCAGCTCGAGGCTGGCTGCCGTGCCTGCCGAGCAGGCCCACGCGCAGATCCGTGCGGCGATCCGCGACGCGTGGCGGCAGCGTATGCGCAGCGCGAGCTTCGTGAGCGCTTACGACTGGGACGACATCTACGCCGGAGTCAGCCGCGCGTTCGGCGGCACGCCGCCCGGGGACATCGCCGGAATCGTCCTCGAGGGCTGCACGCCCGAGCACATCCTGCTGCTGCCCGGTGCCCGCGAGGGCCTAGAGGCGCTGCGCGCGGCGGGATACACGCTGTACGCGCTCACCAACGGCTACCGCAAGTACCAGGTGCCGGTGCTGGACGCGCTGGGCATTCTGCCGCTGTTCGAAGACGTTTTGACCCCCGAGGTGCTCGGCTACGCCAAGCCGGATCCGAACGCGTTCCGGGCGGTGCCCGGCCTGATCGCGCACGTGGGAGACACCCTCGAGCACGACGTGCTGGGCGCTAACCTGGCCGGTGTGGCCTCGGTGTGGCTGACCCCCGACCTGCCCGGTGACCGCCCGGTGACCCGCACGGATTTTGCGCGGGCACCGCTGGACGCGTACCTCGAGGCGGCGCGCGCGCGGGCGCTGTATGTGGAGTTTCACCCGGAAGCGACGCCGGAGCGGCTGACCCCGACCTACGCGGTGCGCGATGCGTATCAGGCGGCCCAGGTGTTGCTGGACTGA